TTCTTCCGATGAAAGAAGAATAGTCAAGTGAAGTGATTTGCAGCTGCAACGTTCCGTGCCGTACAGGAGCGGCAGGAATATGTTCTACGATTGAATCAAGCAGAAACAGAATATCTTTTGCAGGAGCTTTCCAGTCAGCTCCCATCCATCCCAGTTTGGATGAACCATAAACAGTAGGGAAATTTAACTGGTCTTCGTTCGCATTGAGATTAAAAAAAAGTTCAAACACAGAATCGTGCACTTCATCAGGACGGCAATTGGGTTTATCCACTTTATTAATTACAACAATCGCTTTCAAACCCTGATCGAGGGCTTTCTGCAAGACGAATCGGGTCTGAGGCATGGTGCCCTCAAACGCATCAACGAGCAGCAGAACTCCATCTGCCATGTTGAGCACGCGCTCCACTTCACCTCCAAAATCCGCGTGACCCGGAGTGTCAATGATATTTATCTTGGTGTCTTTATAATTTACGGAAACATTTTTGGCAAGAATGGTAATTCCTCGTTCGCGTTCAAGGTCATTACTATCAAGAATCAGTTCACCTGTTGCCTGATTTTCACGAAAGAGCTGGCAGGTGTGAAGTATCTTATCAACGAGCGTAGTTTTTCCGTGGTCAACGTGGGCGATGATAGCGATGTTGCGAATTTTTTGCATATAGATTAAAAAAGAGCACGAAGATAACTAAATTATCGGAGGGAAGAAATGAAAACAATCTCGCCAACCACTAAAACACAACGTCACAAAGATTCACTACGAACAGCCATTATTTTTTTCTGCTCCTTAGTGTCTTCGTGACTTTGCGGCAAAAAAAGAATTTACAGGTTGGAAAGCACTTTGTCTTTCGGATATTTTACAGAGAAGCTGAAACGGAATTTCTTTTCTTCACCTGTTGCCACTTTCAGATTCCATGTGAGCAAACCGGTTTCTTTATTGTACTTCGCTCCGCTGGTTTCAAGCGATTCGATTTCAATTTCGTTGCTGGTGCTGAGCGGAATCTGATCTTCAATATCAATTTCTATTTCAGCTTTCTTTTTGTTACGGATGCTGATCTCATAGGCGCGTGATTCTTTTTTATTCAATCCGATGATCTTTTTATCAGAAAAATCTTTCAGCAGCGTGCGTTTCACCACCACATTTTTATCTCTTCCGAGAGAAATATCCAGCGTGTCGGTTGTGGTGTGTGTGTCAAGATAGGAAGTGCCGACAAAAGTTCCTTCAAAGAAAATATTCAGATTCCCGCTGAGCAAGTTGTATTTATCCCAGCCGGTAATTTTGGCAAGAAGAAATGCATCGGGGTCAAGTTTGGGCGCGCAATAATAACGGTAGGCGGCAGGAATATTCAAACTCTGAATGCTCACGGAATGCGGTTTGTTGTCAGAGGCAATATTGTAAGGAATGCTGATTTCATACTCAACAGTTACAGCGCTTTCAGAAACGGTGGTATAATCCGATGCGTAATTGGCATCAACTGTTTTTTCAGCTTCTTCTTTCATCACTTCTCCGGAGGCAACAGGCATATCCGCCATGACCTGTGCATTTTTTTGTTTTCCGTAACTGGAATATTTTTTATACGAAATAGGGCTGTAGAAACTCAGCCACCAGGGATTCAGCGTTGGTTTTGTTCCGCTTACGGATGGATTTCCGGTGGAAATATTCAGCTTTACGTTTTTCCATTCAACGCCTGTGTTCTGCCAAACGTTTGCTCGATATTCGAGTTTCACAGCCGGGTTATTTCCTTCCGCACGCAAATCATAAATAGGCGACCAGCCAGCATTCATTACATTATAAGTAAGTGAAAGTTTTGCGTTCACGGCAGTCAGCGCAGTCACACTCACCACAACTTCGCCTGTATTTTTATTTCTCTTTGCGTTAGCTTCATTGAGCTGGCTCTGCACTTTGACAATTTCCTCATTCAGTTTTTTCTCTTTCAAACTGCATTCCATTTCTTTAGTATTCAAATCCGTTAATCGTGTACGGAGAATGTTCGCAACCTTTTCCAGTTCTGCAGAATTCACGCCAACGTTTTGTCCGCCAATGCTTTTATTGGCAAGCAGCATGGATTCTTCGCTCTCATATACATTGCGAAGGTTTTGCTGAACCGTTATTTTCAACTGAAGCATTTCAAGCGAATCTTCCAGTTGCTTTATTTCTTTTGTTTTGGGCTGGTTGTTTAAATAGTTTGTTCTGAAGGTAACGGCAAGAATGGTAAAAGCTCCTTCGCCTTTGGCTTCAATGCTGTTGGCGTCAATATAGGGAGAAAGATTTTCAAAAACCAGATCCTGCGGACCCGCATCAATCGTTGTGCTGCCTGAGCTTGTAACCGATGCTCCGCTGAGAAAGACGGTTACATCTTTGATTTCGGATTTTACTTTCTTTTCATTTTCCTGTGAGAAAAGAATAATCGGGAAAATAGCGATGAGCGATGTGATGAAAATGTTTTTCATGGATTTTATTTTTTCAAAGATAGTTATTGTTTGAAGTTAAGATGAAGTCAAACAGACTTTTCCACAAAGTACATATCAATTTCTCCTTTGTTCTTGGCGGGGAAAGCCCCTCTCTAACTCTCCCCAAAGGGGAGAGAACTATTTTTCTTTTCAACAAAATACATTTCAATTTCGCCTTTGTTCTTGGCAG
This region of Bacteroidota bacterium genomic DNA includes:
- a CDS encoding mucoidy inhibitor MuiA family protein: MKNIFITSLIAIFPIILFSQENEKKVKSEIKDVTVFLSGASVTSSGSTTIDAGPQDLVFENLSPYIDANSIEAKGEGAFTILAVTFRTNYLNNQPKTKEIKQLEDSLEMLQLKITVQQNLRNVYESEESMLLANKSIGGQNVGVNSAELEKVANILRTRLTDLNTKEMECSLKEKKLNEEIVKVQSQLNEANAKRNKNTGEVVVSVTALTAVNAKLSLTYNVMNAGWSPIYDLRAEGNNPAVKLEYRANVWQNTGVEWKNVKLNISTGNPSVSGTKPTLNPWWLSFYSPISYKKYSSYGKQKNAQVMADMPVASGEVMKEEAEKTVDANYASDYTTVSESAVTVEYEISIPYNIASDNKPHSVSIQSLNIPAAYRYYCAPKLDPDAFLLAKITGWDKYNLLSGNLNIFFEGTFVGTSYLDTHTTTDTLDISLGRDKNVVVKRTLLKDFSDKKIIGLNKKESRAYEISIRNKKKAEIEIDIEDQIPLSTSNEIEIESLETSGAKYNKETGLLTWNLKVATGEEKKFRFSFSVKYPKDKVLSNL